A region of Stigmatopora nigra isolate UIUO_SnigA chromosome 6, RoL_Snig_1.1, whole genome shotgun sequence DNA encodes the following proteins:
- the LOC144198184 gene encoding uncharacterized protein LOC144198184: MLNNMDMNAKDSFYPQFDTCSGSTLSMDASARKDERRDAFGDAERSVPAQFGHEGAPATLKTEASNSEYAFNPCEGSKDPYTPSSSSLAYSGSFYVEASQGAPCTTETLLNMITEIVGISTMQLSEAQQQQSTGGSSRGASFTPPMDSTHFQDVKRQAFTSSPTPEPSTSQLGFAKTEPKSEAASFPVVVKNEFESYEWGSFCKSDCLESSFHSETFPMSNDFPPEQQMDVKELLDTFPAMCPNPDVEFKVEGGIKQEQCFPDTCSQSYAYNGYLPPPMGLTSSLKPYPEAPPASNQCDSSIYASPALPSTIDSILYSSLLPDSFAQSYTSTRAPATTTTTSGPAAKPPRARKSASASSHGPPKEKPFTCPMESCDRRFSRSDELNRHIRIHTGHKPFQCRICLRSFSRSDHLTTHTRTHTGEKPFSCDVCGKRFARSDERKRHGRVHQKQKEKMELKPQVTPNAWPFALPEGI, translated from the exons ATGTTGAACAACATGGATATGAACGCGAAAGATTCTTTTTACCCGCAGTTTGACACCTGCAGCGGCTCGACTCTGAGCATGGACGCCAGCGCGAGGAAGGATGAGCGGCGGGACGCGTTCGGCGACGCGGAGCGTTCGGTCCCCGCGCAGTTCGGCCACG AAGGAGCCCCCGCGACTCTCAAAACCGAAGCTTCCAACTCGGAATACGCCTTTAACCCTTGCGAGGGTTCCAAAGACCCCTACACCCCCTCGTCGTCCTCGCTTGCCTATTCCGGGAGCTTCTATGTGGAGGCATCTCAGGGTGCGCCATGTACCACCGAGACTCTCCTCAACATGATCACGGAGATCGTGGGCATATCCACCATGCAGCTCTCCGAGGCCCAGCAGCAGCAGAGCACCGGTGGCAGCAGCCGGGGGGCTTCTTTCACGCCACCCATGGACAGCACGCATTTCCAGGACGTCAAGAGGCAAGCCTTCACCTCTTCCCCGACTCCGGAGCCGTCCACCTCCCAGCTGGGCTTCGCCAAAACCGAACCCAAGTCCGAGGCGGCCTCCTTCCCCGTGGTGGTCAAGAATGAGTTTGAGAGCTACGAGTGGGGGTCTTTCTGCAAATCCGACTGCCTGGAGAGCAGCTTCCACTCGGAGACCTTCCCCATGTCCAACGACTTCCCACCCGAGCAGCAAATGGACGTGAAGGAACTTTTGGACACCTTCCCGGCCATGTGCCCCAACCCGGACGTGGAGTTCAAAGTGGAAGGAGGCATCAAGCAGGAGCAGTGTTTCCCCGACACGTGCTCCCAGAGCTACGCCTACAATGGCTACCTCCCCCCGCCGATGGGCCTCACCTCCAGCCTGAAGCCATACCCCGAAGCCCCCCCTGCGTCCAATCAGTGTGACTCCTCCATTTACGCCTCCCCCGCTTTACCCAGCACCATAGACTCCATCCTCTACTCTTCCTTGCTGCCCGACTCCTTTGCCCAAAGTTACACCAGCACCCGTGcgcccgccaccaccaccaccacctcggGCCCCGCCGCCAAGCCCCCCAGGGCCCGGAAGAGTGCCAGCGCCTCCTCGCACGGCCCTCCCAAGGAGAAACCCTTCACCTGCCCCATGGAGAGCTGCGACCGGCGCTTCTCGCGCTCGGACGAGCTAAACCGCCACATCCGCATCCACACGGGCCACAAGCCCTTCCAGTGCCGCATCTGCCTGCGGAGCTTCAGCCGCAGCGACCACCTGACCACGCACACCAGGACTCACACGGGCGAGAAACCCTTCTCCTGCGACGTGTGCGGCAAGCGCTTTGCCCGCAGCGACGAGCGCAAACGGCACGGACGCGTGCACCAGAAGCAGAAGGAGAAAATGGAGCTAAAGCCCCAAGTGACTCCCAACGCGTGGCCTTTCGCGCTACCCGAGGGAATCTGA